The Kiritimatiellia bacterium DNA segment AACTGACGAGAAGCGCCAGATGCGCCGACCGGCCCCGCGGAGCGGCGAGAGTCTGCAAAGTGGGGGCGCTGGCGAGACGGGCGGCTGAGCGGAGTACTAGGCGCTGGCGAGCCAACGTTTCAGGACCGCCAGATCGCTACGGATCGCCTCGGCGAGCGCCTCGCGGGTTCTTGCGGCACCACGAGCCCAGTCGTATTCGATGTGCAGCGAAAGCGGCGCTTCCAGCGCGAGCTGTTTCAGGCAGGTGAACCAATGGGTACGGCCGAGCTCGCCTTGCCCGAGCGGTACCATTTCGCGGGGCAGACGCGTGTCTTTCACGTAGGCGACACGCACGTGTGAGACGAGCCGTTGAAAACGTGGCGCCCAGCCGTCGCCGTGCGTGATCAGGGCGTGACACAGGTCGAAGGCAAAGCCAACTTCATCCGGGTTCAGCCCCTGAAGCACCCTGGCCATCTCGTCAAGATCCCCACCAACGAACCCGCCAGAGTGGTTCTGAATGACCGCCGTCACACCGAGGCGGCGGTTCAGGTCCGCGAGTTCACGCAAACCGGCGCGGATCGCCTCGATATCGGGGGGCGCCGCATCTTTGGGCACGCGCCAGTAGCCGGTGCGGTACCATCGGATGCCCAGCTCTTTCGCGGTTCGAAGCACGGTTTCCGCGTGTGGCGAGTCCGGGCGAACGATGTGCGTGGTCAGCAGCCCGATTCGGCGGCCGCGCCGGCGAAGCGCCTCCGCGTAGCGCGGCAATTCGTCCGCGGCCCGTTCGGGCTCGATTTCGCCACCCGGTCGCACCGGGCAGTCCACACCATCGAGGCCAGTTTGAGCGGTGAGCTCGGCCGCTGTCTCAAAGTCGAGCTTCAGCTCCTGAAAGACCTTGCTGAAGAGTACGACCGCAGGCGGCCAGACGGGTCTGACCGGGGCCCCCGCGACGGTTGCGGTCGACGCGATGGCAGCTCTTGCCAGAAAGGCTCGACGACCCATCCGCAGCTCGTCCCGCATGGCGCCAGCATAGCGCCCCTGTGTGGCCACTCAAGCTGCGGCGCCGGTCAGACCAGATCGCAGGCCTCGGGCGGCATCCACTTGAACGGTTTGCCCGCCCACTTGATGTTGCAGCCGATCGGGTTCGTCAGCGGCACCCGCACGGGCCGGCCGTTTACGACGTCGTCAAGGGCGTTCGCAAGATCGTTCACGGTCATCCGCGAGGGGTCGCGAGGCTGGTCCACGCCGCGACCGCAGTAGACGAGCCGACGATCGCGATCGAACACATAAAAATGGGGGGTGCGCAGCGCCCCGTAGGCGCGAGCGACCTCCTGACTTTCGTCGCGCAGATACACCCAGGGGAACTTGTATCGCGCCATGCGTTCCACCATGTGGGGAAAGTCGTCTTCGGGCACGGTTTGCGCGCTGTTCGAGTTGATGCCCACAAAACGCACGCCCCAGGATGCAAACCGCTCCGCCGTTGCGCGCGTGATCTCATCCGACCCGATCACGTACGGACAGTGGTTGCAAGTGAAGAACACCACCAGCACCGGCGCATCAGAAAAATCGTCCAGCGACCAGATGCGCCCGTCGGTGCCGGGCAGACGAAACGGCGGCGCTTTCGCGCCTAAGGGCAGTGTGAACGGCATCGCTGACAGCTCCAAAAGATCCCGATCAACATACGCAGTGCACCTCCGGGTGCAAGTCGAGAGCGGAGCGCAACACCTGAGAGGCGTTACTGGCCGCCGGCGCGGGCGAATTCCTCCTCGCTGAGGATGCCGTCGTGGTTTGAGTCGAAGGCCGAAAAACGGCGGCGGCCCTCCACCGGATCCGGAAAGCGGTCGAGGTATTCGTCGAGGGTCAGGCGCCCGTCGGAGTCCCTGTCCTTTTTGCGGAAGATCTCCCGGCGAGCCTCGGCCTGAGGGGTAGGAGGCCGCCGGGCGGATGCCGTAGCGTCAAACGGAGTTCGCGTTTCGGCGGCTTTGCGGCGCGCCTCGCTCGGCGGCAGCGAATCCGCCCAGGCGAGAAGGCGATTGACCAGATTGCTCACGATGACGGGCTCGTGAGCGGCGAGATTGCGGGTTTCACCGGGATCGTCGGGGATACGGTAGAGCTCGACGCCCGACCCGTCATGGTAGGCGAACAGCTTCCACGGACCGGACCGGATCGCGAGCATGGGGGGAAGGTACTCATCGCCCCACACGCGGAACAACCACTCCCAGTGCAGGTCCGTCCGACGCGGGCGGGTGGCGCCGAACCAGATGTCGCTGACGTCCTCGCCGACTCCCCGCTGGTCGGGCGGAATCTCGACGCCGGCAAGCCGGCAGACGGTGGGCATCCAGTCGAGTGCACTGAGCACCGACTCGCGATCCACGCGGCCGGCGGGCACGCGGCCGGGCCAGCGTAGGAGGCCGGGGGTCCGGATGCCGCCCTCGTACAGGCTCCGTTTCCGCGCGCGCAGCGGCCCGGTGGAGCCCACACCGGCGTTCGCGGCATTGCTGATCCGGTAGTCTTCCGGGCCATTATCGCTGCTGAAAAACAGCACGGTGTTCGAAGAGAGGCCGAGCTCGTCCATCGCGTCGAGCAGCCGGCCGAGCTGAGTATCGAGATCGGTGATGGAGGCGGCGTAAACTCGCATTTGGTTGGTCAAGTCCGCCGCCGCAGCGAGGTAGCGCTGCATCCAGGGGCCGAACGCAGGATCATCCGCACGCGGGCAAAGGTTGGAGTACCCCGCGAGCTGTTCCGGGGTCGGCCGCAACGGCGCGTGAGGCAGCAGCGTCCAAACATGGACGTAGAACGGCCGTTCGCGGTTCGCCCGCATGAACGCGATGGTCTCATCCACGATCATCGCGGTGGACTTCGCTCGGAAGAAGGGATCTCGCCGGGCACCCTCGCCACCGAGTTCCGGGCCGTTGGCGTTTACACAGAGATGGACGTCAAAACCGTAGGCGGAGGGTTCGGGCGCTCCCGGCCCGCTGCCCAGATGCCATTTGCCGAAATGAGCGGTCGCATAACCGGCGGCCCGGAGCAGCCGGGCGACGCTGGGTGCAGCGGGATCGAGCCAGTGGGGCATGTGCCGCTGCGTGTTCAGTTCTGGGTCCGAGAAATGACCGTGGATGTGATAGCGGGCCGGTTCGCGACCGGAGAGGATTGCGGCGCGGCTGGGCGAGCAGACGGTGGAGGCGACATAGAACTGCTGGAACCACGTGCCCTCCCGCGCAAGGCGATCCAGCGCGGGGGTTTTTAAATAGGGGTGACCGGCGAAGGCGGCGTCGGCCCAGCCCTGATCATCGGTGAAGACCAGCACGAAGCTGGGCCGGTCGGTCGCTGCAGCGGTCAGGCCGCTCAACATCAACGATTGGAATAACATACAACACGACCAAAGTGTTCGCATTGGTAACTCCTCTGGTCCCATGCTAGGGGCTAACGTTGGCGAGAATAGCGTGAGTGTGTCTTGGTTTGCAATGGTGTGATTGTCGGGGCGACGGCTCTGGAGTAGGGTGGAGGAGAGGCCGGCCGGCGATGCCGCGCGGTAGCTGGTCGGCGGAGGCGGCATGAGAGGACGGTATCGCACCACGGTGGCGGTTGCGCTGACGTGCCTCGGCGCGGCGGTGCGGCCGCCCGGAGGTCGGGCGATGAACACTAACGCAGCGCCGTTCACGTACACATCCACTCTGGCGGGCTCCTGGTACACGGCGGACGAGCGGGAGCTCCGCCGCGAACTGCGCGCCAAAAGGGCGGCCTCGGGTCAGACTCCGGACTCTGCGGTCTTTGCCCTGATTCTCCCCCACGCGGGCTACCAGTACTCCGGTGCGGTCGCCGCGCACGGGGCGCGGATGGTGGAGGGGAGATCGTTTTCGCGCGTGATCGTGATGGGCCCGACGCACCGCGTGCCGATGCGCAATGCGATCGCTACGCCGGACGCAGACGCATACGCCACAATTCTGGGCTCGATTCCGATCGACGTTGAGTTCGTCGGCCGACTTCGCCGCTATCCGCTGTTTCGGACGGTGCGCGGTGCTATGCCGGGTGAGCACAGCATCGAGATCGAGTTCCCTCTGCTGCAGGATGCGCTGGGGGAGTTCCGGCTGGTCCCGCTGGTGGTCGGCCAGCTCGACGATGCGGCGGTCACCGAGGCAGCGGCCTGTCTTCGCGCGGAGATGGACTCCAACACCTTGGTGGTGGCCAGCACCGACTTCACACACTATGGGCCGAGGTTCGATTACGTGCCCTTCACCGGCGCGATCGAAACGAAGCTGCGGGAGCTGGACCTGGGCGCCTTCGAGTTTATCCGGCGGCGGGATGCGGTCGGTTTTCGGCGCTACATTGACCGGACAGGTGCGACCATCTGTGGCCGCGACCCTGTGGCCGTGCTCACCGCGATGTTGCCGGAGGATGCGGAGGTCCGGCTCCTCGCCTACGACACCTCCGGACGGATCACCGGCGACTGGCTGAACTCGGTGAGCTATCTCAGTGCGGCGATTCGGTGCCGCTGGACGCCAAGGCCACTTGAGCGGCCGGCAGAGCCGGCGCCGAAATCCTCGGCGACAGAGGAGGGCCCGCTGCAGATTCCCGAGCCCGATCGCGCGGCGCTGCTGTCGCTGGCCCGGTCCACGATCCGGTTCTACTTTGCCCACCAGCGCCGTGCGACCCCCGCCGAGCTCGGGGTGCAGATCACCCCCGCGATGCGACAAGTGGCGGGTGCGTTTGTGACGCTACACAAACACGGTGAGCTGCGCGGTTGCATCGGTGAGATTCTGCCGACCCGCGCGTTGTATGCGGCGGTGATGGACCAGGCGCTGAATGCCGCGTTCCGTGACCCACGGTTTCCGCCGCTTCAGGAGCTGGAGCTGCCGCTATGCCGGATTGAGATCTCCGCGTTGTCCGAGCCGAAGCCAGTCTCGTCGTGGTCCGAGATCGTGTTGGGTCGGCACGGCATCATCCTCCGGAAGGAAGGCCACACTGCGCTCTTCCTGCCGCAGGTGGCGCCTCAGCAGGGATGGGACCTGCCGACGACGCTCCGCCATCTCGCGCTCAAGGCGGGGCTCGCCCCCGACGACTGGCGAAGCGGGGCGGACTTTGAGGTGTTTGAGGCGGTAGTGTTTGGCGAGTCGGATGCCTGAGGACCGGGAATCTAGCCAGCCGTCGCGGAACGCTCAGGGGCGGCGGCTCCCCAACGCCTGTTCCCTGTGAGAGCGGCCGTTCGGCAACACCAACGGGAGGAGACAGACCGTCAAGGCGGCTGCACTTACCGCAACCACGGTGAGAAATGCGGCGATCCGCGTTTCTTGCTCGCGGCAGGAAAAGGCTTGCGCTGATGCTTCCCTCTCGCGCGGTGAACCATCGGGGGGGCGATCTGACGGTCGCCAACACGCGCGTCAGAGCCCCCGATGCAAGACCGCCGTGGGCGGCGATGGCGGTGCGAGGACGGCCGGATCGGGGCAATCGACGCAAAGCGGCCAGCTGGGTCATCGACCGGAAGCGCCTCCATGGAGGCCAGGCTCTGGAAGCGCAGCGGCTGAGGTTCTCCCAGGCGATTGACCCAGGGC contains these protein-coding regions:
- a CDS encoding sulfatase-like hydrolase/transferase translates to MLSGLTAAATDRPSFVLVFTDDQGWADAAFAGHPYLKTPALDRLAREGTWFQQFYVASTVCSPSRAAILSGREPARYHIHGHFSDPELNTQRHMPHWLDPAAPSVARLLRAAGYATAHFGKWHLGSGPGAPEPSAYGFDVHLCVNANGPELGGEGARRDPFFRAKSTAMIVDETIAFMRANRERPFYVHVWTLLPHAPLRPTPEQLAGYSNLCPRADDPAFGPWMQRYLAAAADLTNQMRVYAASITDLDTQLGRLLDAMDELGLSSNTVLFFSSDNGPEDYRISNAANAGVGSTGPLRARKRSLYEGGIRTPGLLRWPGRVPAGRVDRESVLSALDWMPTVCRLAGVEIPPDQRGVGEDVSDIWFGATRPRRTDLHWEWLFRVWGDEYLPPMLAIRSGPWKLFAYHDGSGVELYRIPDDPGETRNLAAHEPVIVSNLVNRLLAWADSLPPSEARRKAAETRTPFDATASARRPPTPQAEARREIFRKKDRDSDGRLTLDEYLDRFPDPVEGRRRFSAFDSNHDGILSEEEFARAGGQ
- the amrB gene encoding AmmeMemoRadiSam system protein B produces the protein MNTNAAPFTYTSTLAGSWYTADERELRRELRAKRAASGQTPDSAVFALILPHAGYQYSGAVAAHGARMVEGRSFSRVIVMGPTHRVPMRNAIATPDADAYATILGSIPIDVEFVGRLRRYPLFRTVRGAMPGEHSIEIEFPLLQDALGEFRLVPLVVGQLDDAAVTEAAACLRAEMDSNTLVVASTDFTHYGPRFDYVPFTGAIETKLRELDLGAFEFIRRRDAVGFRRYIDRTGATICGRDPVAVLTAMLPEDAEVRLLAYDTSGRITGDWLNSVSYLSAAIRCRWTPRPLERPAEPAPKSSATEEGPLQIPEPDRAALLSLARSTIRFYFAHQRRATPAELGVQITPAMRQVAGAFVTLHKHGELRGCIGEILPTRALYAAVMDQALNAAFRDPRFPPLQELELPLCRIEISALSEPKPVSSWSEIVLGRHGIILRKEGHTALFLPQVAPQQGWDLPTTLRHLALKAGLAPDDWRSGADFEVFEAVVFGESDA
- a CDS encoding sugar phosphate isomerase/epimerase, encoding MRDELRMGRRAFLARAAIASTATVAGAPVRPVWPPAVVLFSKVFQELKLDFETAAELTAQTGLDGVDCPVRPGGEIEPERAADELPRYAEALRRRGRRIGLLTTHIVRPDSPHAETVLRTAKELGIRWYRTGYWRVPKDAAPPDIEAIRAGLRELADLNRRLGVTAVIQNHSGGFVGGDLDEMARVLQGLNPDEVGFAFDLCHALITHGDGWAPRFQRLVSHVRVAYVKDTRLPREMVPLGQGELGRTHWFTCLKQLALEAPLSLHIEYDWARGAARTREALAEAIRSDLAVLKRWLASA
- a CDS encoding thioredoxin family protein gives rise to the protein MPFTLPLGAKAPPFRLPGTDGRIWSLDDFSDAPVLVVFFTCNHCPYVIGSDEITRATAERFASWGVRFVGINSNSAQTVPEDDFPHMVERMARYKFPWVYLRDESQEVARAYGALRTPHFYVFDRDRRLVYCGRGVDQPRDPSRMTVNDLANALDDVVNGRPVRVPLTNPIGCNIKWAGKPFKWMPPEACDLV